One Micropterus dolomieu isolate WLL.071019.BEF.003 ecotype Adirondacks linkage group LG23, ASM2129224v1, whole genome shotgun sequence DNA window includes the following coding sequences:
- the chmp1b gene encoding charged multivesicular body protein 1b, translated as MPSMEKNLFNLKFAAKELQRNAKKCDKEEKIEKSKVKKAIQKGNMEVARIHAENAIRQKNQSVNFLRMSARVDAVAARVQTAVTMNQVTKSMAGVVKGMDATLKSMNLEKISALMDKFEHQFETLDVQTAHMEDTMSSTTTLTTPQNQVDSLLHEMADEAGLDLNMELPQGQTGSVGTSVASAEQDELSQRLAKLRDQV; from the exons ATGCCGAGCATGGAAA AAAATCTCTTCAATTTAAAGTTCGCTGCCAAAGAACTCCAAAGAAATGCCAAGAAATGTgataaagaggaaaaaatagaGAAGTCTAAAGTCAAGAAA GCCATTCAGAAGGGGAATATGGAAGTGGCAAGGATCCATGCAGAAAACGCCATCAGACAAAAGAACCAGTCTGTGAACTTCCTGAGGATGAGCGCCCGGGTAGATGCAGTGGCAGCAAGGGTCCAAACTGCAGTTACAATGAACCAG GTCACAAAATCTATGGCTGGAGTGGTGAAAGGCATGGATGCCACTCTGAAGAGTATGAATCTGGAAAAG ATTTCAGCCCTCATGGACAAATTTGAACACCAGTTTGAAACCCTGGATGTTCAGACAGCCCATATGGAGGACACCATGAGCAGCACAACAACCCTCACAACACCACAG AATCAAGTGGACTCGTTGCTGCATGAAATGGCTGATGAAGCAGG ATTGGACCTgaacatggagctccctcaggGCCAGACGGGATCAGTGGGTACCAGCGTGGCCTCTGCAGAACAG GATGAATTGTCTCAAAGGCTCGCCAAACTCAGAGATCAAGTGTAA